From the genome of Deltaproteobacteria bacterium:
GTTTCGTGATCCCGCTCTGGCAATGGCATTCACACGAAAACCTCGGCAACGACGAAGCGATGCTTTTTTCCATGAGCGATCGGCCGGTGATGGAAGCGTTGCAACTATATCGCGAAGAGGCCGGCGGTTAGCTTCTCGCAGAATTCTCGTGCTTAAATTTCTTTTCTGAGATACTTATGGCCGCAAACGAAAAAATTCGCCTTGCCAGCCGCGCCTATGACGGTACGCTGCCGATCCTGCGCGGGCAGATGGCGATTCCCGGATTCGACTTCGAAATTACCGAGACCGAAGATGTGCCGGGCATGTTCGCCGGTATGTACAAAGGACAGTACGATGTTTCCGAGATGTCGCTGGGCGAATTGATCTCTTATACTTCACGCGGCAAAGCTGACTTTATCGCCATTCCGGTTTTTCCTTCGCGGATGTTTCGTCATGGTTTTATTTTTTGCCGCAAGGATTCGGGCATCGACCAGCCGGCTGATTTGAACGGCCGCAAGATCGGTTTTCTCCGCTGGGTGCAAACCGCGGCGATCTGGATGCGCGGCATGCTGGTCGATTCCTACGGCGTGTCGGCCAAAGATTCCGAGTGGCATGTGGCGTCGATGCACCACTGGGACGATCACGATCCCGGCGCCACGGTGGTGTCGCGCGACGGTTCGGCGATCCGCATGATCGAAAACCGCGGCAAGAACACTTCCGAGCGCGCTTGCTTTGCCTTGTTCGACGGCCAAGTGGACGCTCTCGGCGTCACTGAATCGCAGCTGCCGACGCTCCTCGCCAATAAAAGTGTTCGACGGCTGTTCGAAAATCCTCAGCAAGTGGAAGCGCGTTATTTTCGCGACACGAAAATTTTGCCGATCATGCATGTGTTGGCGATACAGAAAAATCTCATTGAGCGCCATCCCGAGCTGCCGACGCAGCTGTTTCAACTTTATGTCGAAGCCAAGCGCTGGGCCCAACGCTGGCGCCGGGCGATTCCGAGTTTGGTCGAGGCTTGGCCCAATCAGTATCTCGACGACGAACGGGAAGTTTTTCAAAGCGATCCTTGGGCCTATGGCTTAGCGGCGAACCGCCATGTGCTCGATAAGTTTTTTGCCTATTGTCACGGGCAGGGAATTTCCGGCCGAGAGATCGCACCGGAAGAAATTTTCCATCCCAGCACCCACAATTTAACTGAGTAACTTGCCGCGATTTCGAAGGGAGTTTCCATGGCGACCGCAACCCAAACGAATGTGACCCAAAGCGTCGATCTGCGCGACTGGCTCAAAGAGGTCAAACGGCTGGAGCAATTCGAACAGATTTCCGGCGCCCACTGGGATTTGGAGCTCGGCGCGTTGACCGAAATCATTCTCGAAAGAAATCCCACGCCGCCGGCGGTGATGTTCGACAACGTGCCGGGCTTCGATCCCAACCGCCGAGTGCTGGTCAACATGCTGGAAACCTTGGAGCGCACGGCGCTGACGCTCAACCTGCCGTTGGATTTGAAAACTATTCCGTTAATCGACGCGCTGCGCGCCAAGCTGCGCGCCATGCAGCCGATTCCCGCCAACGTGGTTAAGACCGGTCCGGTGTTCGAGAACGTCGCGCACGGAGATGAGATCGACTTGACGAAGTTTCCCGTGCCCCGCTGGCACGCCGGCGACGGCGGTCGCTATCTCGGTACGGCGCACTTGGTGGTGACCCGCGATCCGGAAACCGCGGTGGAAAATATCGGCTGCTACCGGGTCATGCTGCAGGACAAGGACAAAGTCGGTTTGTACATCTCGCCGGGAAAACACGGCAAGATTCATTACGAGAAGGCGATGAAGGAGGGCAAGCCGTTTCCGGTGGCGATGGCCTTTGGCCAGCATCCGCTGCTTTACATCGCCGCGTCTCAAGCCGTGCCGTTCGGCGTCAATGAATACGATTGGGCTGGTGGACTCATTGGCCAAGCGATCGATGTCATCGAAGGTCCGGTGACTGGCTTACACTTTCCGGCCAACTCGGAGATCGTCATCGAAGGCGAAATCATTCCCGGCGAATCGATGCAGGAAGGGCCCTTCGGCGAGTGGCCGGGTTATTACGCCAGCGCGCGCCGCGCCGAGCCGTTCGTGCGCGTTAAGGCTCTCTATTATCGCAACGATCCGATCATCACCGGCGCGGCGCCGTTCAAACCGACGATTCACGGCATGTATCGTTCTTGTTTGCGCGCGGCGACGGTTTGGAACGGCATGGAGCAAGCCGGTGTCCCCGATATTAAAGGCGTCTATTTACCGCCGCCGGCGCAGCGCTTTATGATCGCCGTGGCGATCAAGCAGCGCTATCCCGGCCACGCCAAGCAAGCGGCGTTGGTGGCCTGTCAATGCCACGCCGGCGCTTATCTCGGCCGCTACGTGGTCGTCGTCGACGACGACATCGACATCACCGACACCAACGAGATCCTCTGGGCGATCTGCACTCGTTCCGATCCGGAAACCTCGGTCGATATTTTGCGCCGTTGTTGGAGCGGGCCGTTGGATCCGATCATTCAGCCTGGGCAAAAGGGTTTTAACTCGCGCATGATCATCGAAGCGGTGCGGCCTTGGGAATGGCGCGATAAATTTCCCGCCACCAGCGCGATCACCGATGAGACGCGCAACCAGTACGCGACCAAATGGCGTCGCCAACTGGAGCAAGTCCAGGCGCGCCATAGCGTCACGCGC
Proteins encoded in this window:
- a CDS encoding UbiD family decarboxylase codes for the protein MATATQTNVTQSVDLRDWLKEVKRLEQFEQISGAHWDLELGALTEIILERNPTPPAVMFDNVPGFDPNRRVLVNMLETLERTALTLNLPLDLKTIPLIDALRAKLRAMQPIPANVVKTGPVFENVAHGDEIDLTKFPVPRWHAGDGGRYLGTAHLVVTRDPETAVENIGCYRVMLQDKDKVGLYISPGKHGKIHYEKAMKEGKPFPVAMAFGQHPLLYIAASQAVPFGVNEYDWAGGLIGQAIDVIEGPVTGLHFPANSEIVIEGEIIPGESMQEGPFGEWPGYYASARRAEPFVRVKALYYRNDPIITGAAPFKPTIHGMYRSCLRAATVWNGMEQAGVPDIKGVYLPPPAQRFMIAVAIKQRYPGHAKQAALVACQCHAGAYLGRYVVVVDDDIDITDTNEILWAICTRSDPETSVDILRRCWSGPLDPIIQPGQKGFNSRMIIEAVRPWEWRDKFPATSAITDETRNQYATKWRRQLEQVQARHSVTRGRE
- a CDS encoding ABC transporter substrate-binding protein, whose product is MAANEKIRLASRAYDGTLPILRGQMAIPGFDFEITETEDVPGMFAGMYKGQYDVSEMSLGELISYTSRGKADFIAIPVFPSRMFRHGFIFCRKDSGIDQPADLNGRKIGFLRWVQTAAIWMRGMLVDSYGVSAKDSEWHVASMHHWDDHDPGATVVSRDGSAIRMIENRGKNTSERACFALFDGQVDALGVTESQLPTLLANKSVRRLFENPQQVEARYFRDTKILPIMHVLAIQKNLIERHPELPTQLFQLYVEAKRWAQRWRRAIPSLVEAWPNQYLDDEREVFQSDPWAYGLAANRHVLDKFFAYCHGQGISGREIAPEEIFHPSTHNLTE